Proteins from a single region of Bacteroidota bacterium:
- a CDS encoding IS1182 family transposase: MKFVKGENRDQMQFFCLEQAVDRDNEVRLIELFVNALLLKDFGFKSEFDENGRPAYHPADLLKLFIYGYLNRIRSSRQLEKECKRNLELMWLMRRLAPDHNTISNFRKDNPKAIQKVFRATVQLAKHFELIGGKLIAGDSTKMRAQNSKKNNFNPKKIERHIAYIDAKLEEYSGILAAEDGDPAQKKEAQDKIQKHLNQRDKYEQMRQELTETGDTQISTSDPDSRQMITRNNITEVAYNIQSTVDAKHNIPIDFKVTNQNDSKAMGAMVRRAKTILGKTDFTALYDKGYHTGTEFDYAHKHQVEVIVAFPDVASHAPDLAFDVEHFDYNIDLDQYTCPAGQVLTTNGRWYNKASGKTMNRMKHYKTKVCLTCPLFQSCTTNKKGRLIERSEHQNLIDANKNRLNENMELYRRRQAIVEHPFGVIKRQWDFYYIMTKKTIKHAQADVGIIFTAYNLRRIFNIIDKKLLQSYLKELGLLFLAINLLLKAILNLFKPFYFSKFKMANS; this comes from the coding sequence ATGAAGTTTGTTAAAGGAGAAAACCGAGATCAAATGCAATTCTTTTGCTTGGAGCAGGCTGTTGACCGAGATAATGAAGTTCGACTTATTGAACTCTTTGTCAATGCATTACTACTAAAAGACTTCGGATTCAAATCTGAATTTGATGAAAATGGTCGTCCTGCTTATCATCCTGCGGATCTGCTAAAGCTGTTTATTTATGGCTATTTAAACCGTATTCGCTCTTCTAGGCAGTTGGAAAAAGAGTGTAAAAGAAATCTTGAATTGATGTGGTTAATGAGAAGGCTTGCGCCCGACCACAACACCATTTCTAATTTCCGAAAAGACAATCCAAAAGCAATCCAAAAAGTATTTAGAGCAACCGTACAACTGGCAAAACATTTCGAACTGATTGGAGGCAAACTCATTGCCGGTGACAGCACAAAAATGAGAGCGCAAAATTCCAAAAAGAACAATTTTAACCCAAAGAAAATCGAAAGACACATTGCCTATATTGATGCCAAACTAGAAGAATATTCAGGCATATTAGCTGCCGAGGATGGAGATCCTGCTCAGAAAAAAGAAGCACAAGACAAAATCCAAAAACACTTGAATCAACGCGACAAATACGAGCAAATGAGGCAGGAATTAACAGAAACGGGCGACACACAGATATCAACTTCCGACCCCGATAGTCGCCAAATGATTACCCGAAATAATATTACAGAAGTTGCCTACAACATTCAATCCACAGTAGATGCCAAACACAATATTCCCATTGATTTTAAAGTAACCAACCAAAACGATTCAAAAGCCATGGGAGCTATGGTGCGAAGAGCCAAAACCATTCTTGGGAAAACTGATTTCACCGCCCTTTACGACAAAGGTTACCACACAGGGACAGAGTTTGATTATGCTCACAAACACCAGGTTGAAGTGATTGTAGCTTTTCCCGATGTGGCCTCTCACGCTCCCGATTTAGCCTTTGATGTGGAACATTTTGATTACAACATAGACCTAGACCAATACACTTGCCCAGCAGGACAAGTGCTCACCACCAACGGACGATGGTACAACAAAGCTAGCGGCAAAACAATGAATCGAATGAAGCATTACAAAACCAAAGTCTGCCTTACCTGTCCTCTTTTCCAAAGCTGTACAACAAACAAAAAAGGAAGACTAATTGAACGCTCTGAACACCAAAACCTGATTGATGCAAACAAAAATCGACTCAATGAAAATATGGAACTATACCGAAGGCGACAAGCTATTGTGGAACATCCTTTTGGAGTCATTAAACGGCAGTGGGACTTCTACTACATCATGACTAAAAAGACCATAAAACATGCCCAAGCAGATGTTGGAATCATCTTCACAGCCTACAACCTACGCAGAATCTTTAATATCATTGACAAAAAACTGCTCCAAAGCTACTTAAAAGAGCTTGGGCTTTTGTTTTTAGCCATTAATCTCCTTTTAAAAGCTATTTTAAACCTATTTAAGCCGTTTTATTTTTCCAAATTCAAAATGGCAAATTCTTAA
- a CDS encoding M4 family metallopeptidase yields MTRKTPYNSRFAKAGVSCFYDSEVLDSSFVHLMKFSAKNPRLRKAAKRYKQGYDNHANNEKQKADERQKATKTSIGLSDRPYFVLLKSKLTWRKNEVLFVKSNILIHYKMKHLNLKMSLLALIIGISSTIFGQTPTLHNPNNTFINARVEENNAMGLLWWKCDSMSPFQLFTTYKAHTGLTINDSMAIVRQWDDQQVCLQHVLYQHYYKGILVESSEFREHFDPVVNKVVLSNGRYVENLELSKIPLVSEESALSNALAHSNAELYAWQDDSLEYYLQLDSVPEMSTYYPKGELVYALIGDQAIIPANYKLAWKFRILAITPKFNKYIYIDALNGNVIKEFENTCNGDFNHVYYGNKFIDTRWYGGLKRKFFLQANDNGRNILTKDDNDQYGSYALRKLPDDKDDNWGNSHWGATSCHHVVQESWSFFQNTYSRHGFNNSNKEIRVIGNDAFWSGANVNAFFEPSNSKFDYMGFGSTSQGNLLATYDIGGHEFTHGVSHHTANFNRFGHAASLNESFSDIFGLMTERFAKGGSFNWTMGEDANFTIRDMQNPNSLGHPAWFEQPGFWSTGSAPHPNAGVQNRYFYLLSLGGTQLGRWVQGVGVDIAANVSYYSLTNLTGSAETYPLAREHAVAAARILYGRCSYVENQVCRAWSACNIGPYCEPCAIAYPCWTYGCGNSQMPMMGIEDLSNRISKIELYPNPATDVLNIKFNELTNFELENGIFNIVILDMLGRAQISKTLSSDDFKNGLSISHLTSGVYSIVISNNSGFSQSLKFVKQ; encoded by the coding sequence AGAGACAGAAGGCCACCAAGACAAGCATAGGTTTGTCTGACAGACCATATTTTGTCCTCTTGAAAAGCAAACTGACTTGGAGGAAAAACGAAGTCTTGTTTGTAAAATCAAATATATTAATACATTACAAAATGAAACATTTAAATTTAAAAATGAGCTTATTGGCTCTAATAATCGGAATTAGTTCAACAATATTTGGACAAACTCCAACTCTACATAATCCCAACAATACTTTCATCAACGCAAGAGTTGAGGAAAATAATGCAATGGGACTACTTTGGTGGAAATGTGACTCTATGAGTCCTTTCCAGTTATTTACCACATACAAGGCACATACTGGATTAACAATCAACGATAGTATGGCAATTGTTAGACAATGGGACGACCAACAAGTATGCTTACAGCATGTTCTTTATCAACATTATTATAAAGGGATATTAGTGGAAAGTTCTGAGTTTAGAGAACATTTTGACCCTGTCGTTAACAAAGTTGTTTTATCTAATGGCAGGTATGTTGAAAATCTCGAATTATCAAAGATTCCATTAGTTTCAGAAGAATCCGCCCTTTCTAATGCTTTAGCACACTCAAATGCAGAATTGTATGCTTGGCAAGATGATAGCTTGGAGTATTATTTGCAATTGGATTCAGTGCCTGAAATGTCAACCTACTATCCGAAAGGTGAATTAGTTTATGCGCTAATTGGCGACCAGGCAATTATCCCTGCTAATTATAAACTTGCATGGAAGTTTAGGATATTAGCCATTACACCTAAATTTAATAAATATATTTACATTGATGCCTTAAATGGAAATGTAATAAAGGAGTTTGAAAATACTTGCAATGGGGATTTCAATCATGTATATTATGGCAATAAATTTATTGATACTCGGTGGTATGGTGGACTAAAACGTAAATTTTTCTTACAAGCAAATGATAATGGAAGAAATATACTTACGAAGGATGATAATGATCAATATGGAAGTTACGCATTAAGAAAATTACCTGATGATAAAGATGATAACTGGGGTAATTCGCATTGGGGTGCAACATCATGTCACCATGTTGTTCAGGAGTCATGGTCTTTTTTCCAAAACACATATTCTAGACACGGCTTCAATAACTCAAATAAAGAAATACGGGTGATTGGTAATGATGCTTTTTGGTCTGGAGCAAATGTAAATGCATTCTTTGAACCTTCAAATTCTAAATTCGATTATATGGGATTTGGAAGCACTTCACAAGGGAATCTACTAGCAACTTATGATATTGGAGGTCATGAATTTACTCATGGAGTTTCACATCATACTGCAAATTTTAATAGATTTGGACATGCCGCCTCATTAAACGAATCCTTTTCTGATATTTTTGGACTAATGACGGAAAGATTTGCAAAAGGTGGTTCATTTAATTGGACAATGGGAGAAGATGCAAATTTCACTATAAGAGACATGCAAAACCCTAATTCATTAGGGCATCCTGCATGGTTTGAACAACCTGGTTTTTGGTCTACAGGTAGTGCTCCTCATCCAAATGCAGGAGTACAAAATCGATATTTTTATTTATTAAGTCTGGGCGGTACTCAATTAGGAAGATGGGTACAAGGTGTTGGTGTTGATATAGCAGCCAATGTTTCATATTATAGTTTAACCAATTTAACAGGTTCTGCTGAAACATATCCACTAGCAAGAGAACATGCAGTTGCAGCTGCTAGAATTTTGTATGGTCGTTGTTCATATGTTGAAAATCAAGTTTGTAGGGCTTGGAGTGCTTGTAACATAGGTCCATATTGTGAGCCATGTGCAATTGCTTATCCTTGTTGGACTTATGGTTGTGGTAATTCTCAAATGCCAATGATGGGTATAGAAGATTTAAGCAACAGAATAAGCAAAATTGAACTTTATCCTAACCCTGCAACAGATGTTTTGAATATCAAATTCAATGAATTAACTAATTTTGAATTGGAAAATGGAATTTTCAACATAGTTATTTTAGATATGCTAGGGCGTGCCCAAATCTCAAAAACACTTTCAAGTGATGACTTTAAAAATGGATTATCGATTTCTCATTTAACATCAGGAGTATATTCAATTGTAATATCAAATAATAGTGGTTTTAGTCAGTCATTAAAATTTGTTAAGCAATGA